In a single window of the Maniola jurtina chromosome 4, ilManJurt1.1, whole genome shotgun sequence genome:
- the LOC123864320 gene encoding tRNA-uridine aminocarboxypropyltransferase 1, with protein sequence MNPKSLEARNRDDKPFEGLKILNSDVLNDLTTRSPCPRCGKSRMYFCYTCFVPVAQLDGRIPLCTLPIKVDIIKHRREIDGKSTAAHAAVLAPRDVKVYTYPDIPEYVNDGRTVLLYPGTEACTVRELFTGRYDYQNYAENRLAELPPGYNVGTLMTKVYHNNRGNNEEIYHVEKLPIDRLLLIDSTWNQSRGIFCDERLQKIPKIVLQKRISQFWRHQKGSPRWYLSTIEALHQVLLEMHVCAWGRSEQYKTEVTSDCPIHSQENHTCEPYNGQYDNLLYFFKYMYEKLHTLYKHEDMLAYKRPMEI encoded by the exons ATGAACCCTAAAAGTCTAGAGGCTAGAAACCGTGATGATAAGCCTTTTGAAggacttaaaattttaaactcaGATGTACTAAATGATCTCACTACTCGTAGTCCATGTCCTCGATGTGGCAAGTCTCGAATGTACTTTTGTTACACCTGTTTTGTGCCTGTAGCTCAATTAGACGGCCGAATCCCTTTATGTACT TTGCCAATCAAGGTGGACATAATCAAACATAGACGTGAAATTGATGGTAAAAGCACAGCAGCTCATGCAGCAGTGTTGGCTCCTCGAGACGTTAAGGTTTATACATATCCTGATATACCAGAATATGTAAATGATGGAAGGACAGTGTTGTTGTACCCAGGAACTGAAGCATGTACTGTGCGAGAACTTTTTACAGGCAGATATGATTACCAAAACTATGCAGAAAATCGCTTAGCTGAACTCCCGCCTGGTTATAATGTCGGTACTTTAATGACTAAAGTGTATCACAATAACAGAGGCAACAATGAAGAAATATATCATGTAGAGAAATTGCCCATTGATCGTCTTCTGCTAATTGATAGTACTTGGAATCAGAGTAGAGGAATATTTTGTGATGAACGATTGCAGAAGATACCAAAAATTGTGTTACAGAAAAGAATATCGCAATTTTGGAGACACCAAAAGGGGAGTCCTAGATGGTATCTTTCTACTATTGAAGCCTTACATCAGGTATTGTTAGAAATGCATGTATGTGCATGGGGTAGAAGTGAACAATACAAGACAGAAGTTACTAGTGATTGTCCAATCCACAGTCAAGAAAACCATACCTGTGAACCTTACAATGGACAATATGAtaatcttttatattttttcaaatacaTGTATGAAAAACTCCACACTCTTTATAAGCATGAAGACATGTTAGCTTATAAGAGACCAATGGaaatataa
- the LOC123864304 gene encoding F-box-like/WD repeat-containing protein TBL1XR1: MSFSIDEVNFLVYRYLQESGFHHSAYTFGIESHISQSNINGALVPPAALLNILQKGLQYTEAEITIGEDGTETRLTESLSLIDAVTPDIVAARQNAHNAQKQANKEPGSGGEQNGVDGTTCNAASTTGGAATPSAPENMDMDQSIEIPASKATVLRGHESEVFICAWNPSTDLLASGSGDSTARIWDMSDNPATTPNQLVLRHCIQKGGAEVPSNKDVTSLDWNCDGNLLATGSYDGYARIWTTDGTLASTLGQHKGPIFALKWNKRGNYILSAGVDKTTIIWDAASGQCTQQFSFHAAPALDVDWQTNNSFASCSTDQCIHVCKLHVDKPIKSFQGHTNEVNAIKWDPQGQLLASCSDDMTLKIWSMKQDTCVHDLKAHSKEIYTIKWSPTGPGTQNPNMNLILASASFDSTVRLWDVERGVCIHTLTKHTEPVYSVAFSPDGKFLASGSFDKCVHIWSTQTGGLVHSYKGTGGIFEVCWNSRGTKVGASASDGSVFVLDLRKL, translated from the exons ATGAGTTTTTCTATAGACGAAGTAAACTTTCTTGTGTACCGATACTTGCAAGAATCTG GTTTTCATCATTCGGCATACACTTTTGGTATCGAGTCTCACATATCTCAAAGTAATATAAACGGAGCGCTTGTGCCACCCGCTGCATTGTTGAATATATTACAGAAGGGCCTACAGTACACAGAAGCAGAAATCACAATTGGAGAAGAcg GTACAGAAACTCGTCTTACAGAGAGTCTTAGTCTTATAGACGCTGTAACTCCAGACATTGTAGCAGCACGACAAAATGCCCACAATGCTCAAAAACAAGCAAATAAGGAGCCTGGCTCAGGGGGTGAACAAAATGGTGTTGAT GGTACAACTTGCAATGCAGCATCTACAACTGGAGGTGCAGCAACACCTAGTGCTCCTGAAAATATGGACATGGATCAATCAATCGAAATACCTGCTAGTAAGGCTACAGTCCTAAGAGGACATGAATCTGAAGTATTTATATGTGCTTGGAACCCCAGCACAGATCTGCTGGCCAGTGGCTCTGGAGACAGTACTGCGAG GATATGGGACATGTCGGACAATCCTGCCACTACACCTAATCAACTTGTATTAAGACACTGTATTCAAAAAGGTGGAGCAGAAGTACCTAGCAACAAAGATGTTACTTCACTTGATTGGAAT TGTGATGGTAATCTACTAGCAACTGGCTCATATGATGGATATGCAAGAATTTGGACGACCGATGGTACATTAGCATCAACCTTGGGTCAACACAAAGGCCCTATTTTTGCTCTAAAATGGAACAAACGTGGAAATTACATTTTGAGTGCTGGT GTGGACAAAACAACTATAATATGGGATGCTGCATCAGGACAATGTACACAACAGTTCTCTTTCCACGCAGCACCAGCTCTCGACGTAGACTGGCAAACTAATAATTCATTTGCATCTTGTTCTACTGACCAATGCATTCATGTCTGCAAACTGCACGTTGACAAACCAATAAAAAGCTTCCAAGGGCACACA aatgaaGTGAATGCCATTAAATGGGATCCTCAAGGACAGTTGTTAGCTTCATGTTCGGATGATATGACCCTTAAAATATGGTCTATGAAACAAGACACTTGTGTACATGATTTGAAAGCTCATTCAAAAGAAATCTACACAATCAAATGGTCTCCTACTGGACCAGGCACACAAAATCCCAATATGAATTTGATACTAGCCAGTGCATCTTTTGACTCCACTGTACGTTTGTGGGATGTGGAAAGAGGAGTCTGTATACATACTCTTACAAAACACACAGAGCCAGTCTATAGTGTTGCATTTTCTCCTGATGGTAAGTTTCTGGCTAGTGGCTCCTTTGATAAATGTGTGCACATATGGTCAACACAGACAGGTGGTCTTGTACACTCCTACAAGGGTACAGGAGGAATTTTTGAGGTGTGTTGGAATTCTCGGGGCACAAAAGTAGGCGCAAGTGCAAGTGATGGAAGTGTTTTTGTGTTAGATTTAcgcaaattataa